From the Polaribacter tangerinus genome, the window AAAGTATAAGAACTACTTTAATGTTTTTTATAAATTTTGATGATTTTTAAAACAACTTGTGGTATGATCGTTCACCACTCCTACTGCCTGCATGTATGCATATACAATTGTTGGTCCTAAAAATTTAAATCCTCTTTTTTTTAATACTTTAGATATTTTTTCGGACAATGGTGTTTTTGCAGGTACATCCTCTTTACTTTGAAAATTATTTACAATGGGCTTTCCATCTACAAAAGCCCATAAAAAATTAGCAAAAGAACCATATTCTTCTTGAATTTTTATAAACAACTGCGCATTGGTAATGGCACTTCTAATTTTTAAGCTATTTCTAATGATGCCACTATCACTCATTAATAACTGGTATTTGCTTTCTGGGTAAACGGCTATTTTATGATAATTGAAATTATCAAAAGCCTTCCTAAAGTTTTCTCTTTTATTTAAAATAGTTATCCAACTTACACCCGCTTGAAAAGTTTCTAAAATTAAAAACTCAAACAGAAGTGCATCATCATATATTGGAACCCCCCACTCATTGTCGTGATAATCTTTATATAACTGACTATCTGAAACCCAAAAACATCTATGTTTCATGACTTATATTTTTATAAAAATAGTGTTAAATTTAGAATATAAAGATACTGAAGTCACTATTTTTTATTAAATTAGGAATATTAAAATCTCTGATTATGAAATTTTTAGCTAATTGTACTGTTTTATTTTTAACCGCGTTTTTTATTGCAGCATGTAGTTCTAACACTATTTTTAAAAAAAATAATTCGAAAGAAGAACCAGTAGTAATTGCTAATGATAGCCTAGAATATGAAATTATTATTATAGACGTTGGTTTCAATGCTTTTTTAAATAGTATTGCAGAGCCAGAAGGTTTTTACAGCCAAGAATATATGGAAGCTAGAAACAGAGCTTGGGTAATTACTTGGAATCAAAGAGCAGAAAATCCAACCAGATTTAATAACACTATTTACGAAAATTCTATAGACTATCAGCCGACTATAGATTATGGCTACGAAGTAAATTATAAACTTTTTAATTACTTTTTATTTGCACAAAGAAAGTACAAAATGAGTTTGGGAGGCGGCTTTAGAACCAATAGAATTCGTTAATTTTTTTGATAAGAAATAAAGCTATAATTGTATTTATTTTTATTATCTGCTTTAAAATCTTCGCGCGCAACCTCTTTCCAAATCTTTAAGTCTATTTCTGGAAAAAAAACATCTGCCTCAAACTTTTCATGAACCAATGTTATATCTAATTGATCTGCTAAATTTTTAGCCATCGTTTCTCTATAAATTTGTGCTCCTCCGATAATAAACACCTCTTTTTGCTCTTTAGCTAATGCCAATGCTTCTTCCAAACTATTTGCAATTAAGCAATTTTCTTTAGTATAGTTCTTGTTTCTAGTAATAATAATAGTAGTTCTGTTTGGTAAAGGTTTTCCGATAGATTCGAACGTATTTCTACCCATTATTATAAAATGACCACTAGTTACTTTTTTAAAACGTTTTAAATCTGCTGGTAAATGCCATATTAAATCGTTGTCTTTTCCTAAGGCATTATTTTTTGCAATTGCTGCGATAACTGTAATCATATTAACAAAATAAAGTAAAAATAAAATCGAACTAACTTAAAAATTGGAAATCGCTATACAGACACCTTTCCTTTAATATGCGGATGTGGATTGTAGTTCAAAAGCTCAAAATCATCAAAAGTAAAATCATCAATATTTTTTACAGACGAATTTATTTTCATTGTTGGCAATGGTCTTATCTCTCTAGACAGTTGGAGTTCTAACTGTTCTATATGATTTTTATAAATGTGTGCATCACCAAAAGTATGGATAAAATCACCTGGTTCGTACCCACAAACCTGAGCAATCATCATAGTAAATAACGCATAACTTGCAATGTTAAAAGGAACTCCCAAAAATATATCTGCACTTCTTTGATATAATTGACAAGATAGCTTACCATTAGCTACATAAAATTGAAAAAAAGCATGACACGGAGGAAGTGCTGCCTTACCATTGGCAACGTTTTCTGCAAAACTAACAGATGTATCTGGCATTACAGAAGGGTTCCATGCAGCAACCATCATTCTTCTAGAGTCTGGATTTGTTTTTAGTGTATTGATAACCTCCTTTAGCTGGTCTATATCATCACTATTCCAATTCCTCCATTGATGTCCGTAAACTGGCCCTAAATCGCCATTTTCATCCGCCCAAGAATCCCAAATTTTTACACCATTTTCTTGCAAATACTTAATATTAGTATCACCCTTTATAAACCAAAGAAGCTCGTGTATAATAGACTTTAAATGTAGTTTTTTTGTGGTGACCATAGGAAATCCTTTACTTAAATCGAAACGCATTTGGTAACCAAAAACACTTTTTGTACCTGTTCCTGTTCTATCTCCTTTTTCGTTACCGTTTTCTAAAACGTATTTTACTAATTTATGATACTGTTCCATTTTAAAGGGCTTTCTGTGTGTGCTGGTTTTTAATATAAACGATTGTAAAAATAAAAAAAGCACCCGTATTAAGTTTGGATGCTTTCGAAATAATATTTAAAAGTTATTAACTATTATAGTGTATCTTATATTTTAAATTAACCAATAATCATTCCTGCAATAGTTGCAGACATTAACGATGCAATAGTACCTCCAATAAGTGCTTTCATACCAAACTCAGACAAAGTTTTTCGCTGACCTGGTGCCAAAGAACCGATTCCTCCTATTTGAATTCCTATGGAAGCAAAATTGGCAAATCCACATAACATATAGGTAGCCATAATTATAGATTTATGATAGGTTAAATGGGTAACATTTGCCACATTTTTTAACTCTGCTAACTGAATATATCCTACAAATTCACTTGCAGCTAATTTAATTCCTAAAAGTTGCCCCATTAACGTCATATCTACCGTTGGCACACCAATTAACCACATAAGCGGTGCAAATGAATAGCCTAATATAAATTCTATAGACAGTTTATCGTATGCTGTATTTAAAGCAATAACATCGTTTAAAGTTGTTAAGCTACCAATTAATCCTAATCCTCCATTTAGCATAGCTATAACTGCAACAAACACTAATAACATAGCTCCAACATTTACTGCCAAACGCAAACCTTCTGTTGTTCCGTTTGCTATAGCATCTAAAATATTAGCTCCTATTTTTTCTTGAGAAACAGTAACATCTGTATTTACTGGTTCTGTTTGCGGGTAAAGAATTTTAGAAATTACAATAGCACCTGGTGCTGCCATAACAGACGCGGCTAGTAAATGCTTTGCAAAAACCAATTCTAATACTTTATCTCCGCCTCCTAAAAAACCAATGTAAGCAGCTAATACAGCGCCTGCCACAGTTGCCATACCACCAATCATTACAAGAAGCATTTCAGATTTATTCATTTTTTCTAAATAAGCCTTAATTAACAAAGGCGCTTCTGTTTGACCTAAAAAAATGTTTCCAGCAACAGACAAGCTTTCCATACCAGAAATACCTAAAAATTTAGACAGTCCGATGGCAAGCATTTTTACAATCCACTGTATAACACCCAAATAAAACAATAACGATGTTAAAGCAGAAAAGAAAATTATGGTTGGCAATACTTGAAATGCAAATATATATCCGAAAGAATCCATATCGGAAATTAAACCTGCAAACAAAAACTGACTTCCAGATTTAGTATATTCTAAAATTTCGATAAATAATTTTCCAACAAGTTCAAACGCATTCTGAATAAAAGGGACTTTTAAAACTCCAATAGCAATAAATAATTGCAACGACAGACCTATTCCTACGCGTTTCCAACTAATTGCTTTTCTATTAGCACTAAATAAAAAAGCAATAAAAATTAAAGAAACCATCCCCAAAATCCCTTTCCAAAAACTTGTAAAAGTAAAATCGCTACTTGGTATTATTTCTGAATTAGTGGTTGTAGAATTAACAGATTTGCTTACTGATGGATTACTCTTTTTAGAGACTAAAGTATACTCTATGTTTCCTTCCATAACCACCAAACTATCATTAGTTAAAGAAACTATATTAAAGTATTTTAATGACTTAGATGGTTGTTTAAAACTGAGTATTAATAAATTATTTTGCCTTATATAAGTTCCTGAGCCTAGCGCTGCGCTTTCTATATCAGGAAAAGTAAAAGTATTATCTGTAAATGAAACTACTTTTAATGAATCATTAACTTCTGTAAGATTTTTATCAGTTATCGATGTAATCTTCCATTCTTTATTTACATCTTGAGCAACAAAAGAGATTGAAAAAAAGCAAAGAGCAATTAA encodes:
- a CDS encoding DNA-3-methyladenine glycosylase I encodes the protein MKHRCFWVSDSQLYKDYHDNEWGVPIYDDALLFEFLILETFQAGVSWITILNKRENFRKAFDNFNYHKIAVYPESKYQLLMSDSGIIRNSLKIRSAITNAQLFIKIQEEYGSFANFLWAFVDGKPIVNNFQSKEDVPAKTPLSEKISKVLKKRGFKFLGPTIVYAYMQAVGVVNDHTTSCFKNHQNL
- a CDS encoding DUF6146 family protein, coding for MKFLANCTVLFLTAFFIAACSSNTIFKKNNSKEEPVVIANDSLEYEIIIIDVGFNAFLNSIAEPEGFYSQEYMEARNRAWVITWNQRAENPTRFNNTIYENSIDYQPTIDYGYEVNYKLFNYFLFAQRKYKMSLGGGFRTNRIR
- a CDS encoding dihydrofolate reductase — its product is MITVIAAIAKNNALGKDNDLIWHLPADLKRFKKVTSGHFIIMGRNTFESIGKPLPNRTTIIITRNKNYTKENCLIANSLEEALALAKEQKEVFIIGGAQIYRETMAKNLADQLDITLVHEKFEADVFFPEIDLKIWKEVAREDFKADNKNKYNYSFISYQKN
- a CDS encoding thymidylate synthase; its protein translation is MEQYHKLVKYVLENGNEKGDRTGTGTKSVFGYQMRFDLSKGFPMVTTKKLHLKSIIHELLWFIKGDTNIKYLQENGVKIWDSWADENGDLGPVYGHQWRNWNSDDIDQLKEVINTLKTNPDSRRMMVAAWNPSVMPDTSVSFAENVANGKAALPPCHAFFQFYVANGKLSCQLYQRSADIFLGVPFNIASYALFTMMIAQVCGYEPGDFIHTFGDAHIYKNHIEQLELQLSREIRPLPTMKINSSVKNIDDFTFDDFELLNYNPHPHIKGKVSV
- a CDS encoding nucleoside transporter C-terminal domain-containing protein is translated as MKNIFLIALCFFSISFVAQDVNKEWKITSITDKNLTEVNDSLKVVSFTDNTFTFPDIESAALGSGTYIRQNNLLILSFKQPSKSLKYFNIVSLTNDSLVVMEGNIEYTLVSKKSNPSVSKSVNSTTTNSEIIPSSDFTFTSFWKGILGMVSLIFIAFLFSANRKAISWKRVGIGLSLQLFIAIGVLKVPFIQNAFELVGKLFIEILEYTKSGSQFLFAGLISDMDSFGYIFAFQVLPTIIFFSALTSLLFYLGVIQWIVKMLAIGLSKFLGISGMESLSVAGNIFLGQTEAPLLIKAYLEKMNKSEMLLVMIGGMATVAGAVLAAYIGFLGGGDKVLELVFAKHLLAASVMAAPGAIVISKILYPQTEPVNTDVTVSQEKIGANILDAIANGTTEGLRLAVNVGAMLLVFVAVIAMLNGGLGLIGSLTTLNDVIALNTAYDKLSIEFILGYSFAPLMWLIGVPTVDMTLMGQLLGIKLAASEFVGYIQLAELKNVANVTHLTYHKSIIMATYMLCGFANFASIGIQIGGIGSLAPGQRKTLSEFGMKALIGGTIASLMSATIAGMIIG